Part of the Marinobacterium rhizophilum genome is shown below.
TGCTGCTGAATTTCGCCATGTTTGGCGTGGAGATCCTGGCGGGCGTGTGGGCAGGGTCGGTTTCACTGCTGGCCGATGCGCTGGATTTCCTCGGTGACGCCGCCAACTACGGCATCAGCCTCTGGGTACTGGGGCTGGGGCTGGCCGTGCGCGCCAAGGCCTCGCTTCTCAAGGCCTTCAGCATGGCGGCGTTCGGCATCTGGATACTGGGCACCGCCCTCTGGCACCTCTACCAGGGCACCCTGCCCCATGCCCCCACCATGGGGCTTGTCGGCACCCTGGCCCTGGTCACCAACCTGGGGGTAGCCTGGCTGCTGTGGGCCTACCGGGAAGGCGACAGCAATATGCGCAGCGTCTGGCTTTGCACCCGCAACGATGCCATCGGCAATGTGGCGGTACTGCTGGCGGCGCTGGGGGTGTTCGGCACCCAGACTGCCTGGCCGGATCTTGCCGTGGGCATCCTGATGGCGACACTGGCGCTGAGCAGCGCCTGGCAGATCACACGCGGCGCGCGGCAGGAACTCGCTCGCGCCTGAATGTATCCTGCACGATCAGACATGGCGCGGGCTACTTCAGGTCAAACAGGAATTCACTTTCAACGAGGCTATCGGCCTGCATCAGCTGTACCCGGGCGCGCCAGGTCATGGGGTAGGCATGGCCCGGCAGGCTCGTACTGCCACTGAAACCGCCGCCACTGGCAGGTAGCAAGGGCAACTCGTTTACGCCCATGAACATCTCTACGCCCTCGAATTCGATGCGCGCCGACTCTGCTTCCATGCCACTCACCTTGACACTGAACGTCAGCGGTTCGTAGGAGCGAAACTTGGCGCTGTCCACCGACAGCGTAACGCTCAGCCCTGCATGGCTGGCCACACAGGGTGCCTGGGCCAGGTCACAGGCAGGGGCACGCAACACCTCGCCAGGGAGCCGTACCTCACTGGCCTGGCGAGCCGACTGGTAGAATCCGGGGAACAGCAGCACCGCCCCCAGCACCAGCGCCGACAACATCACCAGCGCATACTTTTTTGTCACTGCGCCCCTGTTACGTGCTGCTGCGCTCATCTGTACCCCCTCTGAAAACTGATCGCCATGAAAATGTGCCGATACGATCAAACCGACCTCGGGATAAACGCCCTGTACGGTCAATCATCACCCCTGGAATCGGCCTTGCGCCACTCAGTACTGCCGGGTTTTGTCTTCCTGCCAGGCCTGAATTTTCGGCGACCAGTGACTCTTGATAAAGGCCAGCAAGGCCCATATCTGCTCGTCCTTGAGCTGCTCGCCAAAAGCCGGCATGTCGCTCTGGTATCCGGCCGGCGCATGGGGCGGTACCATGCCATCGCGAATAATGCCGAACAGCACCTGATCCGGATGGTGCCAGGTATGACCGCTTTCATCATGGGGCGGCGCCGGCATGCGCCCGCTGGGCAGTCGCTTCTCCCAGTTGGGCTGTCCCTGCAGCCGACCCAGGTGACAGGCAACACAGTATTGCCCGTAAAGCTGCCTGCCGGTGGCCACCTGGGCGGCGTTGTCCGGATCGGCACCGCCACCAGGCACCAGCCACTGCACCAGCAGGGCGCCAGCCAGTGCCAGCACCACCAGCATGCCAAGTAGCCGCGGCATAAAACGGGATGGGCCTGAACTCAGTGTCGCCATGGAGTCTCCCGGGCGTGCCAGCGCAGAATCTGTCTGATATTTTTCATGCCTTGACCTCGATATCGGTGAGCCCGCAACCGGTCGTATCGGCTGCGGGCATGGGGTCACACTTGCACAGGCCTATTCAACAGCAAAGACCCGAGGCATGCCGTCGGCGAGCTCATAGATTGCCAGGGGCGCTGTTTTCTGCCCCCCCATCCCCGGGGAACCCGCAGGCATGCCAGGCACGGCAATGCCACGAATCTGCGGCCGCTCCTGCAGCAGGCGGCGAATGGAGTTGGCCGGCACGTGCCCCTCAATCACATAGCCATCGATCAGCAGCGTATGGCAGCCCTCAAGTTGCCTGGGCACGCCATGCTGCTGTTTGAAGAGGGTCAGATCATCGGTCGGTATCACGTCGATTTCAAAGCCCTGCTCCGCCAGGTAATCCGCATGGCCCTGGCAGCAACCACACTGGGGGTTCTTGTACATCGTACCCTTGACAGGTTCACCAGCAGTGGCGGCGCCAGGTAACAGCAGCCCCATCACCAGCAGGAGCGGGCTCAGCAGTTTGACTGGATTAAAAAAATTCATGGGATCTTCCTCGGTCGCATTGGGTCACCCCGGACCATGTCGACAGCATGCATGGCCTTTGCGCTCATGGATGCCGACCGGCACTGGCCGGGGGGGTTGGCAAGGGGGTAACTCGTCAGTCTGCCCAGCGGCGAACTTGGGGGCTCAGGTCCCCAGGGGCGACAGCTGCAGCAGCGTCAGGGGCTGCGCAAACAGGCAGCCCGCAACACCTCAGGCAGGCAGCCGCGGAGGCTGCGGTTCGGGAGCAGGCACCAAAGAGGCATGGAAGCAGGGCAGAGGCGCCCGCAGCAGGGCACGGGGCAGATGCAGGGTCGTTGTTGTGCTGTCGAGCGTGGCGGGCACACCAAAGCAGGTGCTACCGGCACAGTCGACTCGCTGCCTGTCGCTATCGTCACAGCCGCCGCAGGTGTCCATGTCCACCATGGTGCTGGTGCTCACGGAGAGCATGTGGGCATCCATCTGTGTACGCGCCGAGCTCTGCAAAGACAGGCTCAGGATCAGGCATAGCACGGCGCAGACCGCCAGAAGGCGCTGTATAGAGAGGGTTTTCATAATGGCTGCATTAAAGCATGGGGTCTGTAGCCCGGCAAGACAGGGCCCGACAGCGGTTTGGAACGCGCTCGTACATCGCAGGGGATCAGGAGCTGAACTGGCGGTAAAAGTCGTTAAAACACGACAAAACATTGCCTTGGGAAGGGTATCGCCTTATTCTATCGGGTTTTTCCGCCGCCGCGTTCTGTCTGTACTGCAATGGAACCCGGTGCGCGTGGTACCGGTGAGCCTTTTGGTATCGCTTTCCCGTTCGTCCGACGCGTTTTCGGGCAACCTGCACAGGGTTGCGGGGTATCACGCCTTGCCAACATTCCGTTTCGATTTTGCTTACAGGACAATGAGATGAGTGTAAAAGTCGCCATTGTGATGGGTTCGCGTTCCGACTGGCCCACCATGAAAGAGGCTGCCGACATTCTGGATACCCTCGGTGTGTCCTACCATGCCGAGGTGGTTTCCGCCCACCGCACACCGGACAAGATGTTCAGCTTCGCCGAAACCGCCGCCGAGCGCGGTTATGAAGTGATTATCGCCGGTGCCGGCGGTGCCGCCCACCTGCCGGGCATGATCAGCAGCAAGACGCTGGTACCGGTGCTGGGCGTACCGGTGCAGAGCAAGGCCCTGAGCGGCATGGACAGCCTCTACTCCATCGTGCAGATGCCCCGTGGCGTGACCGTCGGCACCCTGGCGATCGGCGGTGCCGGTGCCTTCAATGCCGGCCTCATGGCCATCCAGATGCTGGCGCTGCATGATCCTGCGCTGCGCGAGCGCCTGCAGCAGTGGCGCAAGGCCCAGTCCCAGACGGTGCTGGACAACCCGGACCCCAGGAGCTGAATGATGCTGCCACGTATCGCCATTATCGGAAACGGCCAGCTGGGTCGCATGCTCAGGCAGGCAGGTGCCCCCATGGGTATCGAAGTACTGCCCTGTGATCCGAACCTCGATGCGCCGATTGAGCTCAAGCCCGACGATGTGATTACCGTTGAACAGGAGCTCTGGCCCGATACAGCGCGCACTCGCCAGTTGACGGCACATCCTGGCTTCGTCAATGCTCGCGCCACCCAGGTCATCCGTGATCGGCTGAGCGAGAAGAGCCTGCTGGACCATCTCAAGGTCGGTACTGCCCCCTGGTGCAACGTCACGCCGGACCATACCACCGAACACCTGGCCCTGGTGGGCGACAAGCTGGTGATCAAGCGCCGCCAAGGCGGTTACGATGGACGTGGCCAGTGGCGCTGGCAGCAGGGCGAACCGGCGCTGGACGAATGGCTGGGCGAGTGCATCGCCGAAAAAATGATTCCGTTCGACGAAGAGGTGTCGCTGGTGGGTGCCCGCGGGCACGACGGTAAATGCGTCTTCTACCCGCTGACCCTCAACCTGCATCAGCAGGGCATCCTGCACGCCAGCGTCGGCGGGCTCAAGCGCCTGCAGTCGCTGCAGGCGACTGCAGAAGAATGGCTGACCCGCATCATGGTAGAACTCGACTATGTCGGTGTCATGGCCATGGAATGCTTCGTCGTCGACGGTACCCTGCTGGTGAACGAACTGGCACCTCGGGTGCACAATAGCGGCCACTGGACCCAGGCCGGTGCCAACCCCAGCCAGTTCCAGCTGCACCTGCGCGCCGTGGCCGATCTGCCGCTGTTCACCCCCGCCGTTGATGGCCTTAGCGTGATGTGGAATCTGCTGGGGCGCGACTGGTCCACCGACTGGCTGTCGGTGCCGGGCTGCGACGTGCACTGGTACGAGAAGGAAATTCGCCCGGGCCGCAAGGTCGGCCACGTCAACCTGCACCGGGCCTCGGTCGACGACCTGCAGACCAGCATCAACCAGCTGGCCACACTGCTGCCCGAGGACGACCGCAGCCCGCTGCTCTGGGCGCTGCAGGAAATCCAGGCCGACAGCCGCGCCTGATCCTGGCGTTAGCCGTAAAAAAACCGGTGCAGGCCCGAGCCTGCACCGGTTTTTTATTGCCCGCTGCGCTGTGCGCCGATCAGACAGCCTCTTCGGGCTTGAGCTCGGCCGGCGACCCGCGCCACCAGCGGCGCAGGTCCTCCAGCACCATGTAATTCACCGGCACCATCAGCAGCGTGATAAAGGTGGCGAACAGGATGCCAAAGCCCAGCGACACGGCCATGGGAATCAGGAACTGTGCCTGGGTCGACTGCTCAAACAGCAGCGGCATAAGCCCGAAGAAGGTGGTCAGGGAGGTCAGCAGCACCGGGCGAAAACGCGAGCTGCCTGCGGCCAGCACCGAACGCAACAGGGCCCGTTCGCTACCATTGGCGATGGCGCGCCGCTTGTTGATGAAGTCCACCAGCACCAGGCTGTCGTTGACCACCACGCCAATCAGGGCCATGAGCCCCATCATGCTCATGATGGTCAGGTCCATGCCCATGATCCAGTGGCCGATCACCGCGCCGATGGCGCCAAAAGGGATCACCGACATCACGATCAGCGGCTGCAGATAGGAGCGGAACGGGATCGCCAGCAGGCTGTAGATCACGAACAGCACGAAGGCCAGTCCCAGCTGCAGCGAGCCGAAGGATTCCTGCTGCTCCCGGGCTTCGCCCTCCAGGCTGTAGGACACCCCCGGGTACTGCAGCATCAGGTCATCCAGGAAGCTGCGCATATCCTGGGTCAGCACCGTCATGTTGGTGGCGACCTTGTCCAGGTCCGCCGTCACGCTGACGGTGCGAAAGCGGTCGATGCGATAGATCGCCGTGGGACTCTTGTCGGGTTTGAGCGCCGCCACATGGGACAGCGGCACCGCACTGCCGTCGTCGAGCCTGATCAGCATGCCCTGCAGGCTGGCCACCGACTGGCGCTCGGACTCCGGCAGCCGCACCATGACCCGCACATCGTCACGCCCGCGCTGCACCCGTTGCACCTCGATACCGAAAAACGCCTGGCGTACCTGGCTGATCAGCTGCGAGCGGGTCAGGCCCAGGGCTTCGCCCTGGGGCGTCAGCTCCAGCCGGATTTCCTCCTTGCCGTCCGACAGGTTGTCGACGATATCGAACAGGGTCGGGTAGGTGGCCAGGCGTGCCTTGACCTGGTCGGCCACCTCGGACAGCCGGCGCAGGTCCTGGCCGCTGAGCTGAATATCGATCGGATCACTGACGCGGCCAAATTCGGCCCTGTAGGTGAGCGATTCCGCTCCCGGTATCTGTCCCACGGCGTTGCGCCACTCGCGCACCAGCTCCGAGCTGGTGATATCAACGGAGCGCTCCTCCGGTGACAGGATTTCAAAGCGCACGGCCCCGGTGTGGGAGCTGCCGCCGGCAGACCCGGTGGTGGCCAGTATGTTCAGCACCAGGCTCTGGCCGGACACCGGGTCGCGGTACTTGTCCTTCAGCGCGCGGGCCGCATCCACCATGCGCACTATGTAGCGGTCGGTCACCTCGAACGGTGTGCCACTGGGCAGTGTCAGTGACGCCCGTGCCGTTTCGCTCTGGATGCGCGGGAAAAACACGAAGCGCGTCCAGCCACTGAGTATCATGCTGAGGATCAGAATCAGGATGCCGCCAAACAGCGCCAGGGTCATGTAGCGGTGACGCAGGCACTGCTTGAGCAGCGGCCGGTAATACTGCAGTACCGCACGCTCGAAACCATCGGCAAAGCTCTGCTGCCAGCGTTCCAGG
Proteins encoded:
- the purK gene encoding 5-(carboxyamino)imidazole ribonucleotide synthase — translated: MMLPRIAIIGNGQLGRMLRQAGAPMGIEVLPCDPNLDAPIELKPDDVITVEQELWPDTARTRQLTAHPGFVNARATQVIRDRLSEKSLLDHLKVGTAPWCNVTPDHTTEHLALVGDKLVIKRRQGGYDGRGQWRWQQGEPALDEWLGECIAEKMIPFDEEVSLVGARGHDGKCVFYPLTLNLHQQGILHASVGGLKRLQSLQATAEEWLTRIMVELDYVGVMAMECFVVDGTLLVNELAPRVHNSGHWTQAGANPSQFQLHLRAVADLPLFTPAVDGLSVMWNLLGRDWSTDWLSVPGCDVHWYEKEIRPGRKVGHVNLHRASVDDLQTSINQLATLLPEDDRSPLLWALQEIQADSRA
- a CDS encoding DUF411 domain-containing protein produces the protein MNFFNPVKLLSPLLLVMGLLLPGAATAGEPVKGTMYKNPQCGCCQGHADYLAEQGFEIDVIPTDDLTLFKQQHGVPRQLEGCHTLLIDGYVIEGHVPANSIRRLLQERPQIRGIAVPGMPAGSPGMGGQKTAPLAIYELADGMPRVFAVE
- a CDS encoding cation transporter; this encodes MGTHCCEPREGAAALNSAAYRRVLWIALLLNFAMFGVEILAGVWAGSVSLLADALDFLGDAANYGISLWVLGLGLAVRAKASLLKAFSMAAFGIWILGTALWHLYQGTLPHAPTMGLVGTLALVTNLGVAWLLWAYREGDSNMRSVWLCTRNDAIGNVAVLLAALGVFGTQTAWPDLAVGILMATLALSSAWQITRGARQELARA
- a CDS encoding efflux RND transporter permease subunit, whose translation is MIAWFARNHVAANLLMACILFGGIMSLSNRIPLEVFPSFEADVVSVSVSLRGATPEDVEQGVTVRIEEAVQDLEGIEKISSRSQEGSAAIDIEIDSDYDPRELLADIKSRVDGINTLPTEADRPVISLAQRRRGVMSVTVSGDFSEREIKQYAERVRDDLSRLPEVTQVDLDAVRDYEISVELTQDRLREYGLTLADISAAIDGGSIDLSAGNLRTDGGDILLRSKGQAYQQDEFERLVIKTNPDGSIIRLGDVARVNDGFEEIPLRTRFNGQQAALIEVYRVGNQSAIGVADAVKDYIARQQSALPEGMTLSFWDDDSEVVKKRLNTLLSNALQGGILVLLLLTLFLRPSIAFWVFLGIPISFMGAFLLLPVFGISLNIMSLFGFILVLGIVVDDAIVTGENVYSHMRRAESSLLAAIRGTEEVAIPVTFGVLTTVAAFLPLAFIEGGRGVFFAQIPAVVIPVLLFSLIESKFVLPSHLKHIRLRQHSAGQSRLERWQQSFADGFERAVLQYYRPLLKQCLRHRYMTLALFGGILILILSMILSGWTRFVFFPRIQSETARASLTLPSGTPFEVTDRYIVRMVDAARALKDKYRDPVSGQSLVLNILATTGSAGGSSHTGAVRFEILSPEERSVDITSSELVREWRNAVGQIPGAESLTYRAEFGRVSDPIDIQLSGQDLRRLSEVADQVKARLATYPTLFDIVDNLSDGKEEIRLELTPQGEALGLTRSQLISQVRQAFFGIEVQRVQRGRDDVRVMVRLPESERQSVASLQGMLIRLDDGSAVPLSHVAALKPDKSPTAIYRIDRFRTVSVTADLDKVATNMTVLTQDMRSFLDDLMLQYPGVSYSLEGEAREQQESFGSLQLGLAFVLFVIYSLLAIPFRSYLQPLIVMSVIPFGAIGAVIGHWIMGMDLTIMSMMGLMALIGVVVNDSLVLVDFINKRRAIANGSERALLRSVLAAGSSRFRPVLLTSLTTFFGLMPLLFEQSTQAQFLIPMAVSLGFGILFATFITLLMVPVNYMVLEDLRRWWRGSPAELKPEEAV
- the purE gene encoding 5-(carboxyamino)imidazole ribonucleotide mutase, which codes for MSVKVAIVMGSRSDWPTMKEAADILDTLGVSYHAEVVSAHRTPDKMFSFAETAAERGYEVIIAGAGGAAHLPGMISSKTLVPVLGVPVQSKALSGMDSLYSIVQMPRGVTVGTLAIGGAGAFNAGLMAIQMLALHDPALRERLQQWRKAQSQTVLDNPDPRS
- a CDS encoding c-type cytochrome codes for the protein MATLSSGPSRFMPRLLGMLVVLALAGALLVQWLVPGGGADPDNAAQVATGRQLYGQYCVACHLGRLQGQPNWEKRLPSGRMPAPPHDESGHTWHHPDQVLFGIIRDGMVPPHAPAGYQSDMPAFGEQLKDEQIWALLAFIKSHWSPKIQAWQEDKTRQY